From a region of the Leptospira venezuelensis genome:
- a CDS encoding SH3 domain-containing protein, which yields MRFSKNSHLILLMLFAFSVISILHCDKTTKLVKKPFQYVYAVSGSDVNLRANPGINQPIIEVMNNGLGLEILDSSMMTTREKYPNIDVLVPIYWYKVKTENGNIGYVSRQYVSLLFGQKKSGLIGIAEQLEKGKLNATVLSILQDGVPREPSTYDYIKSKVISRVPKKMPVDSGLVISSNQSRLGEIKGAKFATDYTKEPEPGCWEGHYFSGIYDGVKPTSKDLILLGIDDISKPSFEVTDITNQSIIKAIKELSSSKIKEKNPSEFTGRNFVCVSGDKCIYKSIKHNGFEYAISTQTVEYPDKSGHLQIFRIDKIIENRIENLYYTDSMGGKRDVPDRETVFAITDLDNNGILEIFTVTSGYEWWWYSIYSLEQDRVISVFRGAGGGC from the coding sequence ATGAGATTTTCTAAAAATAGCCATTTGATACTCTTAATGCTCTTCGCTTTTTCGGTGATAAGCATATTACATTGTGATAAAACGACAAAATTGGTTAAGAAACCCTTTCAATACGTTTACGCAGTATCCGGTTCGGATGTAAATCTTAGAGCCAATCCTGGGATAAATCAACCTATTATAGAAGTGATGAATAACGGACTTGGTCTCGAGATTCTTGATTCTTCTATGATGACAACGAGAGAAAAATATCCGAATATAGATGTATTAGTGCCGATTTATTGGTACAAAGTAAAAACAGAAAATGGAAATATTGGATATGTTTCTCGTCAGTATGTAAGTTTATTGTTTGGCCAGAAGAAGTCGGGATTAATTGGTATCGCAGAACAATTGGAAAAAGGAAAGTTAAATGCAACCGTCTTATCCATTTTACAAGATGGAGTACCAAGAGAACCGTCTACCTATGACTATATCAAGTCAAAGGTTATCAGTAGAGTCCCCAAAAAAATGCCAGTTGATTCTGGACTAGTGATCTCTTCGAATCAGAGTCGCTTAGGTGAAATAAAGGGGGCAAAATTCGCGACAGATTATACTAAAGAACCTGAGCCAGGATGTTGGGAGGGGCATTATTTCTCGGGGATTTACGACGGAGTAAAACCAACTTCGAAAGATTTAATTCTCCTTGGGATAGATGATATATCAAAGCCTTCATTTGAAGTAACAGATATAACTAATCAATCTATAATTAAAGCCATAAAGGAACTATCTTCTTCGAAAATTAAAGAGAAGAATCCGAGCGAATTCACAGGAAGAAATTTTGTCTGCGTTTCGGGTGATAAATGTATATATAAAAGTATTAAACATAATGGTTTTGAATATGCAATATCCACACAAACGGTTGAGTACCCAGATAAAAGCGGTCATTTACAAATATTTCGGATAGATAAAATTATAGAGAATAGAATCGAAAACCTTTATTATACCGACTCTATGGGCGGAAAGAGGGATGTTCCTGATCGCGAGACTGTCTTTGCTATCACTGATTTAGATAATAATGGAATTTTGGAAATATTTACTGTAACTTCTGGCTACGAATGGTGGTGGTACAGTATCTATAGTTTAGAGCAGGATAGAGTGATTTCAGTATTCAGAGGTGCGGGTGGCGGTTGCTGA
- a CDS encoding cytochrome c peroxidase, which produces MLYNYSLTSSFLIISVLLLSCNSSKKSDRIWEDATKIFRTIPNKVPGSNSDTPELISLGQRLYNDNRLSLDGSISCNSCHPVTNDKAGADNTALSIGVKGKRTQRNTPSIINSAFQFALYRDGKFNNYNELIKDHLFNSGEMKLSSEKELESRISYDKEYTLDFERLFPREKRKISISTVTVALSAYLRTLVTKGSRFDEYLSGNRKVLTEQEQDGLSLFLSQGCITCHNGPLLGGNSFRKIGTAHPYNKGSDKGRYNVTKRPQDQYYFKVPSLRNISLTGPYFHDGSVQTLEDAVRLMGYYQLGKNFSVSEVESLVTFLKALSDSPDLQN; this is translated from the coding sequence TTGCTTTATAATTATTCTTTGACTTCCAGTTTTCTAATCATTTCAGTTTTACTTCTTTCATGTAACTCCTCTAAAAAGAGTGATAGAATTTGGGAAGATGCTACGAAGATATTTCGAACAATTCCGAATAAAGTTCCAGGTAGTAACTCGGATACTCCCGAGCTTATTTCGTTGGGGCAGAGGCTTTATAACGACAATCGCCTGTCTTTGGATGGTTCGATATCATGCAACTCTTGCCACCCTGTTACAAATGATAAGGCAGGAGCAGATAATACTGCTTTGTCTATCGGCGTAAAAGGCAAGCGGACTCAAAGAAATACTCCTTCAATCATTAATTCTGCGTTCCAATTTGCTCTTTATCGTGATGGAAAATTTAATAATTACAATGAATTGATTAAGGACCATTTATTCAATAGCGGAGAAATGAAACTGTCTTCTGAGAAAGAGTTAGAGTCTCGAATTTCTTATGATAAAGAATACACTTTGGATTTCGAAAGACTGTTTCCGAGAGAAAAAAGAAAGATAAGCATTTCAACGGTCACAGTTGCTCTGTCTGCTTATCTAAGGACATTGGTCACGAAGGGAAGCCGATTTGATGAATATTTAAGTGGGAATAGAAAAGTTCTGACAGAACAGGAGCAGGACGGCTTATCTCTCTTTCTCTCGCAAGGATGTATTACATGTCATAATGGTCCCCTTCTCGGCGGTAATTCATTTAGAAAAATTGGAACTGCTCATCCTTACAATAAAGGCTCTGATAAGGGACGTTATAATGTAACCAAAAGACCACAGGACCAATATTATTTTAAAGTTCCATCCTTGAGAAATATTTCACTGACTGGACCCTACTTTCATGATGGGAGTGTTCAAACTTTAGAAGATGCAGTCCGACTAATGGGTTATTATCAGTTAGGAAAAAACTTTTCAGTAAGCGAAGTGGAGTCTTTGGTCACATTTCTAAAAGCTCTTTCCGACTCTCCCGATCTCCAAAATTAA
- a CDS encoding tetratricopeptide repeat protein, whose product MKFSKWTLLFFITVCSVSLFSEQNNFPEIKALISKGNYKEAQEQIKNLSEDHPDDPTLALYQTEIWIALANEAYGDQKYRTAHEYYSLASISWPSHPIVRKRLAELSGKDLKDLQSKNSLKPPKVESAVKSGETSKGQNNFYFIVSGSPEANSISNLLSEVSNTFRNNEISVPKERTTENSFGSITSNYLSWSLSLQGLLTFVNLIILFIITKLYFKFEKKAK is encoded by the coding sequence ATGAAATTTAGTAAATGGACGCTTCTGTTCTTTATAACGGTATGCAGCGTTTCTTTATTTTCTGAACAAAATAATTTTCCAGAAATTAAAGCGTTAATTTCAAAAGGAAACTATAAGGAAGCTCAAGAACAAATTAAGAATCTTTCCGAGGATCATCCAGATGATCCGACATTAGCCTTATACCAAACGGAAATCTGGATTGCCCTTGCTAACGAAGCGTATGGAGATCAAAAATATAGAACTGCTCACGAATACTATTCGTTGGCTTCCATTAGCTGGCCTAGTCATCCAATCGTTAGGAAGAGATTGGCGGAATTAAGCGGTAAAGATTTAAAGGATTTGCAGTCAAAAAATTCTCTTAAACCACCGAAAGTAGAATCTGCTGTTAAGTCGGGAGAAACAAGTAAGGGTCAAAATAACTTTTATTTTATAGTTTCAGGATCTCCTGAAGCAAATTCTATTTCTAATTTATTATCAGAAGTTTCAAATACCTTTCGAAATAATGAAATAAGTGTTCCAAAAGAAAGAACAACTGAGAATTCATTTGGTAGCATAACCTCTAACTATTTGTCTTGGTCGCTTTCTTTGCAGGGGTTATTAACTTTTGTTAATCTCATCATTCTGTTCATTATTACTAAGCTATATTTTAAATTTGAGAAAAAAGCTAAATAA
- a CDS encoding Kelch repeat-containing protein, which yields MNLKENTSYSIIKVIERKLTEIFFFSFLFCSFLSCDQTPLESGSELSSLKVQGWAISNLTSNSATLSWSCSTIAKGFVSYGPSTGTENIAVSLVDGRKHLVELKNLSGNTNIKFQVVCEHDTGMAMSGMQSFESQPDLSQILKRGIIVVGGLGDSLAAVAQIDLYDPVTDLWYEKITNIPTPRAYANIVSLNNKIYVIGGMDTSLTTLLTTVEEYDPFANSWKTLSSMPQALVGSSIASVGSSIYLLGGTIGVAMSAPPANKVYKFTPGIGASGTWQMISSSSPILARSDMNACSIDGIIFYSTGRNYSGNVQNTGDAYIPSSNTTTGAESAFNLSKFGAGSACYRPLPSDLNPSDFPAVVTVGGSTLNNVNEPPNAILPSTEFEIYTIGSNKSITTGSVMPNPVYAPSVEFSYDTRSVYVFGGSKTVYVPLDLVYSISMGSTTGTWTARNSMPVARYGHRSVILSR from the coding sequence ATGAATTTAAAAGAAAATACTTCCTATTCAATTATCAAAGTAATTGAAAGAAAACTTACTGAAATCTTCTTCTTTTCGTTTTTGTTCTGCTCCTTCCTCTCATGTGATCAAACTCCACTCGAATCCGGATCTGAATTGTCATCGCTTAAAGTTCAGGGTTGGGCGATTAGTAATCTGACTTCTAATTCAGCGACCCTAAGTTGGAGCTGCTCTACTATAGCTAAAGGCTTTGTAAGTTACGGTCCTTCTACAGGAACTGAAAATATAGCAGTAAGCTTAGTAGATGGAAGGAAACATTTAGTAGAATTAAAAAATCTTTCCGGAAACACAAATATTAAGTTTCAAGTAGTTTGCGAGCACGATACCGGAATGGCTATGTCTGGAATGCAATCCTTTGAATCGCAACCGGATTTGTCACAGATATTAAAAAGAGGAATTATAGTTGTCGGTGGGTTAGGAGATAGTTTAGCGGCAGTAGCGCAAATCGACTTATATGATCCGGTAACCGATTTATGGTATGAAAAGATCACGAACATTCCGACTCCACGAGCCTACGCAAATATCGTTTCTCTAAACAATAAAATATATGTGATCGGTGGAATGGATACTTCCTTAACGACACTTCTAACCACAGTTGAAGAGTATGATCCATTTGCTAATAGCTGGAAAACTCTCTCCTCTATGCCACAAGCATTGGTCGGTTCTTCTATAGCTAGTGTCGGATCAAGTATCTACTTATTGGGCGGAACAATCGGAGTGGCGATGTCTGCTCCTCCGGCAAATAAAGTTTACAAATTTACTCCGGGGATTGGGGCTTCAGGTACTTGGCAAATGATCAGTTCGTCATCTCCGATACTCGCAAGATCTGATATGAATGCTTGTTCGATTGATGGAATCATCTTTTATAGCACAGGAAGGAATTATTCCGGTAATGTTCAGAATACTGGAGATGCGTATATTCCTTCCTCAAATACTACAACTGGGGCAGAATCAGCGTTTAACCTTAGCAAGTTTGGAGCAGGTTCCGCCTGCTATAGACCGCTTCCTTCAGATCTGAATCCATCGGATTTTCCAGCAGTAGTCACTGTCGGAGGTAGCACATTAAACAATGTGAACGAGCCTCCAAATGCTATTCTTCCGTCCACCGAATTCGAAATCTATACAATCGGATCAAATAAATCCATTACTACCGGGAGCGTAATGCCAAATCCTGTATATGCTCCTTCGGTTGAATTTTCTTACGATACAAGAAGTGTGTATGTATTTGGTGGATCTAAGACTGTGTATGTCCCACTGGATCTAGTATACTCTATCTCGATGGGGAGTACTACCGGGACTTGGACAGCTAGGAATTCAATGCCAGTCGCTCGGTATGGTCATCGGTCTGTAATTCTAAGTCGATAG
- a CDS encoding LA_3334 family protein, which translates to MKRLIIIVTIFIPLSFLSSMELILKTGEVFICDYISETEKDLTLQWKNDRYVVPKSEIQSVNLKISGKHISFKYRNFKMKDNSTIRGLIAEEDANTYTVKTDIGFLTLEKSKISSSEPAGEEIKFDANYLQTDATANKSFIGIGALALVNGESIGGKNPYSFGGSWAAEPHSFKLNTRWLVGYRGEYLISNRPDSNYSFFNNFLYAKYDYKKSEILDFYAIVGGGLSYDQFTGKGVTRAGVNPALNFEAGWQGLKYDNFQLRVGWYTTHIQERHYSFDMTGLQIMAGFRI; encoded by the coding sequence ATGAAAAGATTAATCATAATTGTAACAATTTTTATTCCATTAAGTTTCCTTAGTTCAATGGAGCTTATATTAAAAACAGGTGAGGTCTTTATTTGCGATTACATTTCTGAAACTGAAAAGGATCTAACTTTGCAGTGGAAAAATGATAGGTATGTAGTTCCAAAATCAGAAATCCAGTCCGTAAATCTCAAAATCTCTGGAAAGCATATCTCCTTCAAATATAGAAATTTCAAAATGAAGGATAACAGCACAATTCGCGGATTGATCGCGGAAGAAGATGCAAATACGTACACTGTAAAAACAGATATTGGATTTCTTACTTTAGAAAAATCGAAAATATCATCCTCTGAGCCAGCCGGTGAAGAAATAAAATTTGATGCTAATTATTTACAGACAGATGCTACCGCAAATAAGTCTTTCATCGGAATTGGAGCTTTAGCTTTAGTTAATGGCGAGTCTATCGGTGGAAAAAACCCTTATTCGTTTGGAGGATCATGGGCAGCCGAGCCGCATTCGTTTAAATTAAACACTCGCTGGCTCGTAGGATATCGAGGGGAATATCTGATATCAAATCGTCCAGACTCTAATTATTCTTTCTTTAATAATTTTTTATACGCTAAGTATGATTATAAGAAATCGGAAATTTTGGATTTCTATGCGATTGTCGGCGGTGGTTTGTCTTATGACCAGTTTACCGGAAAGGGCGTTACCAGAGCAGGTGTTAATCCAGCATTAAATTTTGAAGCAGGCTGGCAGGGATTAAAATATGATAATTTTCAGTTAAGAGTAGGATGGTATACGACACATATTCAAGAGCGGCATTATTCCTTTGATATGACTGGACTACAGATTATGGCGGGTTTCCGTATATGA